The Pyrus communis chromosome 2, drPyrComm1.1, whole genome shotgun sequence genome includes a window with the following:
- the LOC137726904 gene encoding cinnamyl alcohol dehydrogenase 1-like, with protein MGSLEAERTTRGWAARDSSGILSPYTYNLRNTGPEDVYVKVLCCGVCHSDLHQIKNDLGMSNYPMVPGHEVVGEVVEVGSDVTKFRAGDVVGVGLLVGCCRNCNPCKTDNEQYCNKKIWSYNDTYTDGKTTQGGFAGALVADQKFVVKIPEGMVPEQAAPLLCAGVTVYSPLKHFGLNVSGLRGGILGLGGVGHMGVKIAKAMGHHVTVISSSDRKREEALEHIGADEFLVSTDGTKMQEAADSLDYIIDTVPVGHPLEPYLSLLKLDGKLILMGVINTPLQFVSPMVMLGRKKITGSFVGSMKETEEMLEFCKEKGLTSMIEVVKMDYINTAFERLEKNDVRYRFVVDVAGSNLIE; from the exons ATGGGCAGCCTTGAAGCGGAGAGAACGACTAGAGGATGGGCAGCAAGAGACTCATCTGGAATTCTCTCACCCTACACCTACAATCTCAG GAACACAGGGCCAGAAGATGTTTACGTCAAGGTTCTCTGCTGTGGAGTTTGCCACTCGGATCTTCACCAGATCAAAAATGACCTTGGCATGTCAAATTATCCCATGGTTCCCGg GCATGAGGTGGTTGGTGAGGTGGTGGAGGTGGGATCAGATGTGACCAAGTTCAGAGCAGGAGATGTGGTTGGAGTTGGCCTCCTTGTTGGATGCTGCAGAAACTGCAACCCGTGCAAAACGGACAACGAGCAGTACTGCAACAAGAAAATCTGGTCTTACAATGATACTTACACCGACGGCAAAACCACCCAAGGCGGCTTTGCTGGGGCCCTCGTCGCTGATCAAAA ATTTGTGGTGAAGATACCGGAGGGCATGGTACCCGAACAGGCAGCGCCGCTGCTGTGCGCCGGCGTGACGGTGTACAGCCCGCTGAAGCACTTTGGCCTGAATGTGAGTGGGTTAAGAGGAGGAATATTGGGGCTTGGAGGTGTGGGACACATGGGGGTGAAGATAGCAAAGGCCATGGGGCACCATGTGACTGTGATAAGCTCATCGGATAGGAAAAGAGAGGAGGCTTTGGAGCATATTGGGGCTGATGAGTTCTTGGTTAGCACTGATGGCACCAAAATGCAGGAAGCTGCTGACTCATTGGACTACATCATTGACACAGTTCCTGTGGGCCACCCACTTGAGCCTTACCTCTCTTTGTTAAAGCTTGATGGGAAATTGATCTTGATGGGTGTAATTAACACCCCATTACAATTTGTCTCCCCAATGGTCATGCTTG GGAGAAAGAAAATCACAGGGAGCTTCGTGGGGAGCATGAAGGAAACTGAGGAGATGCTTGAGTTTTGCAAAGAGAAAGGATTAACATCAATGATTGAAGTGGTCAAGATGGATTACATCAACACAGCCTTTGAAAGGTTGGAGAAGAACGACGTTAGGTACAGGTTCGTTGTGGATGTGGCCGGCAGCAACCTTATTGaataa